GGTCCGGGGTACCGGAAGCCTCGACGAGGCACGCAGGTGCCACGTGGAGATCGTCACGTAAGTCCGTTCTGAGGCTTCGCTTACAGAGATATTGCCAAAAATCTTGGAAAACCAAACAAAACGCTATCAAACAGCAGCGATTTGTGTTAGTATATTGTCGGGTATACGCCGAGGGGTGACGCCTTCTCGCGCCCGTCTCGCGTGCGGCGTTCGCCGCCTGATCCAATCGCTTCTGCATCTCTCTTCTCGAAAGGGTTCTCCATGTCGCGTCTTGCTTTGCGCTCGTTGTCTTCCCGATTCTCAGTCGCCGCTCCTCGTCGCATCCGAAACAAGAATGAGCTGAGTTTTTTCTTGCGGGCAGCGATCGGCGTGTGGCTCTTCGCGCGGCTGGCGGGTTGCGCAGTGCCCCCGGATCCCGGTGCGTTTGCCGATTCGACGCGAGCCCTCGCGACATCCGTGCGTGCGGTCGGCAATGAAACACGCGACCAACTCGCCCGGAGCGAATCGACGCGCGATCTTGCAAATGATTTCGCTGCACACTGGTCCGTGCGAGACCGCGCGATGACTGGCGCCGTCGGGTACAGCACGCAACTCGTTACGATCTTCGCACGCGCTCAATCCTCACAGCCCGCGGCACTCTCGCGCAGCCTCCAAACCTTCGCCCGTGCGGTCGGCGTTGGCGCGTCGGGCGAAGTTGGCGTGGGGGTTGGAGTGGGGGTGGGGGTGTTGGCGACCACGGCGGACACACTCGCATTCGTTGCCGCGCAGATCGCCCTCGTCGAGGCATCCAAATCGCTCGAAGATGCGCTGACAACGGCGCAGCCTGTGATTGATCGCCTCGCGGCACTGATCGTTGCGGACACCGCCGACCTGGAGCGGATCGTCCGTGCCGCCGCCGTGCTCGCCCGCGTTGAGCTGAATGCGCAATTCAACGCGCTGCTTTCCTTTTCGGAATCGATCGAGCAAAGGCGAGTCGAAATCCGGCGTGTTTCCTATGCGGAATTGACCGTTTCGCAAGCAGATGAACTCGTCCGCGCCGATGCGTTGGCCGCCGCGACCGCGGCGGAACTCGCGCCGTATAGAGCTCGGCGCCAAACGATCGACACGCGCGAAGCCGATGCAATTGCCGCGATCGCGGAAACGCGCTCGGCGCTTATCGCCTGGGCCGAGTCGAATGCGTCTCTCGCGAAAGCGGTGCGCGAGAACCGCGAGCCCGATCTCGAAGCGCTGACGAGCGCCATCGCCGAACTGACGACTCTCATCGCCCGGTTGCGCGGGATTCAGAGATAGCAGAAGTCCCTTCCAGTCACTTTCATTTGGAGATCGAACATGCCTTCAGAATTCGACACGCTCTCGACATTCTCAGATTGGTCAACCAAACTCGCGGAGATTCTCGCCGCGGCCCGCGATGCGACCGACGACGATGCACGCATGTCCGCGGCACGCCGGCTCGAAGAGTTTGTGGCGCGGTCGACCCCGAATTCGCCGGAGATCGACAGTCTCGATCGAATGGCGGCGGATGGTGCGAACGCGCTCTGCCGGCGTGCATTCGAAGGCGCCGTCGATGGCCTCAGGTCGCGAACCGCGTCCGTCGCGGCGCGTGCGCAAGAACTCGATTCGATCGGGAAGTCTGCCGCGAAGGGACGGGTAGATCCCAAGTCCGTCGGCGCCGCACTCGACCGGGTGTCGGAACTTGTCGAAGAGGCCAAGTCGCTGGGGCGAGCCGCGGGAGCGAATCCGGGAGATTCCGAGGCTCTCCGGACGCATATCGGGCGGTTGCTCGAGGCGCTTCTTGACCTCCGGATGACATTCGGCCCACTCCCCGGGCGGATCCGGAACTGATCCCGCTTGCTTCCGGTACAGTTCTTTCGCAGGAACCGAGGGCGAACCGTGATCGATCAGGTGTTCTTTGCCATCCTCCTTCCGTTGCCGCTGATCGTCACGGCCGCGACGCTCATGTTCCTCATCCGGGCATGGAAGACGGAGACTGTGCGTCTGCGCCGATCGTTTCTCGCGACGGCGCTCTGGCTGGGTGTCTGTGCCGCGATCCTGTTCTTCTGCCGCGAGCGCGTTCGCGGCTGGCTTGGGGTCGAGTCCGGCGCCGTCGTCGTGTTCATGATTTCCAGCGCCGGCGCGATCGTCTCGCTCGGGATCGTCGTCGGGCTCTTCGCGACGATCGGCAGATCCATGCGGGGTCAGTTGCACTGCCCGCGCTGCTGGTACGACATGAGCGGAGCCGAACCACACGCGGAGGGCGGCGCCGTCTGCCCCGAATGCGGCACGGATTTCAGGTCGTTCGCCGATCTTGCTCGCCGAAAGAACTGGCCTTTATTCATTGCGGTCGCGGTGACCCTTCAACTCGCCGGCCAGTTCTGGTACCAGACTCTCCGCGCCGATCACGGAGGAATGCAGAGCTTCGTTCCGACGACCGTGCTGGTCGCGGGGATGTTTTCTCTCCCCGCGGATGCGGTCATTGGACCGCCGAGCCCGTTCGATGACAGCACGCTGTCGGGCCGGCTCGCGAACAGCAAGGCGGCCGATTGGCAGAAGTCCTGGGCGATTGCCAAGGCGCGGGCGGCCATCGAACGCGCCGACGAGCCCGAGTCGATCGCCCGCGCGTCCACAATTCTGAATCGGTGCGAATTCGACGGAGAGATTCCGCTCGCGGCGTGGAAATCATCCGTACGCCAGCTCTGCCGGTCCGCGTCGGGCACCACCGACGAGGCGTTCGTGTATCTCGCAGAGTGCTACTTCCGCGCGCGGGGAGGGGAGGACTCGGTCGGGCGCTTCATGTTTGCGAAGGATCCGGCTAAGTGCAAGAGCGAACTCGGGGACTTAGTTCCGGCCTTGCTCGGCTACCTCTCGCACGCGACTGTTCGCAGCCGCGAGTGGTGGAGTGCGCTTCGTCTTCTTGCTCTGGCGGGCGACGCGGCTTCGCCGGTTGTGCCGCTGCTCGCGGACAGGATGCTGACGGAGGAATCGGATGCGGGGCGGGCCTTCTCCGCCGCCGCCCTCGCCATGCTTTCTCAGGGATTCCCCGATGCATCAGAAGCCGCGATCCGATCGTTCGTTTTTCTGGCGCCGTTTGAGCAGCCGCGGGTTTTGACCGCGATCACGCGGTATGTCCGACTCGCGCCGGATCAGGAAGAATCGTTTCGCGTGCTCGCCACGTGCGGGGAACCTTTTCTTGAAGTCTCGGGATCGGTCGCTCTTCTCGGAGATTCACAGACTCGGTGCGAGGGAGCCGACCTGCTGATCGCGGCACTCGAGCGACAAACCGAGATCGGTTCTCCCGATTTGCTGCCGATCTACTGGTGCGTCGCCCGGGACCCACAGGACGGCGCTTCGTCTGAACTTATCGCCTATCTCGAGAGGCTCGCGCTGTATTCCAATTCCTCCGCTCGCATCGGCGCGATGTCGCTCCTGGCGAATATTGCCCGAGATCAGGAGACGCGGACGATTGAAATCGGCCTGTTCCTCGATTTCGTCGGCACCGATCGCAACGCCGCGGTCGCTGAGCGAGCCCGCGCGTTCGCGGTCGAAGTCCGTTCCTCTGCAAACTCGACCAATTCTCCTCGGAAAGTTGCGGTGATTCCGTGACACAAGCGCCCATCAGCGCTCCACGCATAGCCTGTGCCCCGTGAATTCCTCTCCGCGAACTCAACTCCAACATGCGCGACGAATCGTCATCAAGGTCGGTAGCGCGGTGCTCGCGCCCGATGGCGAGTTGTCCGCGAGTTCGGTTCGCCGCCTCTGCGCCCAGATCGCCTCGCTCGCGTCGACCGGAAAACAGGTCATCGTCGTGTCGTCGGGCGCCGTCGCCTCGGGGTTTCGCGCGCTCAAGCTCTCTTCGCCTCCCCGCACGATCCGCCTGAAACAAGCCGCCGCGGCGGTCGGCCAGCAACGGCTGATGGCGAAGTACGCGAGCACGCTCGGCAAATCGGGAATGACCATCGCCCAGGTGCTGCTCACCGCGGAAGACTTCGAGCAGCGGGCACGATTTCTGAACGCGCGCCACACGCTGGAAGCGCTTCTCGAGCGCAGTGTCGTACCGATCATCAACGAAAACGACAGCGTTTCGTTCGACGAAATCAAGCTCGGTGATAACGATCGTCTCTCCGCACTGACCGCCGTCATGCTGCGCGCCGATCTGCTCATCATGCTGAGCAGCGCACCGGGCGTCGTCTCGGGCGGGACACGGAAGATCATCTCGTGCTTCGATCGCGTGGATGATGCGCGCAAGCACGTGCGCAGCGACAAGTCCTCCGTCGGCATCGGCGGCATGAGCACCAAGCTCGACGCCGCGGCGATCGTCACGCGCGTTGGAATCGCCGCTATCATCGCGCCGGGCAATCTCGCCAACGCGGTACCCAAGATCCTCGCCGGTGCCGAGATCGGAACCTTCTTCCGCCCCCAGCGCGCAAGGGTTGATGGGCGAAGGAGATGGATCGGGCTCGCCGCGAAATCCAAGGGCGTTGTCGAAGTGGATGCCGGCGCGGCGCGTGCCCTTGCTTCTCGCGGCGCGAGCCTCTTGCCATCAGGAATCACGGGAATCCGCGGCAATTTCGCACGCGGAGATGTGGTCGAGGTGCGTGATCCAACCGGCTCGTCACTCGCGCGCGGCACGGTCGCGTATTCATCGGATGAGATCGAACGGATCAGGGGAAAAAGGGCTTCTGAGATTGTTCGCGTGCTGGGGTACGCTCAGTGCGACGAGGTCATTCATCGCGACGATCTTGTTCTATTCGAGAAGGACGGTGAACTGTGAATCTCGTTGCCGCGGCACGGAGCGCTCAGATTGCTTCGCGGCGGCTCAGGACGCTGAGCACTTCCGAGAAGAATCGCGTGCTCGAAGACATCGCGGGTGCGCTGCGTGCCGGGAGCTCGGAAATCCTGAACGCGAACGCCGAGGATGTTCGCGCCGCTACGGCATCGGGCCTTGCGCCCGCAAAGCTCAAGCGCCTCGAGTTGACGGCGAAATCGATCGAACAGCTCGCGGCTGGAGTTCTGCAGGTCGCGGCGCTGCCCGATCCGGTCGGAGCAGAGACCGATGCAGGCACTCGGCCTTCGGGACTCCGGGTGCGGCGCGTGCGCGTGCCGCTGGGTGTGGTGTGCATGATCTACGAAGCCCGGCCAGGCGTCACGGTCGATGCATTTGCGCTGTGTTTCAAAGCAGGAAACGCGTGCATCCTGAAAGGCGGTCGTGAGGCGGCGCGATCGAATGCGGCGCTGGCTTCGATCGTTCACGAAGTGCTCGAGCGGCGCGGCATTCCGAGAGAAGCGCTCACGAGCGTTGATGCCGCGTCGCGCGAGGAATTGCGAGAACTCCTGCAACTCGATCGGTTCATTGATCTTGTTCTTCCGCGTGGCGGCGAAGAACTCATCCGCTTCGTCTCGGAAAACTCACGCATCCCCACGATTCAGCATTACAAGGGAGTCTGCCACATCTTTGTGGATGAGTCGGCGGATCAGTCCCGCGCGATCGAGGTGTGCGTCGCGGCGAAGACTTCGGCGCCCGCGACGTGCAACGCGGCGGAGTGCGTACTCGTGCACCGGAAGATCGCCGGTGAATTCCTTCCGAAACTCGCGCGGGCATTCGTCGATGCCGGCGTCGAAGTGCGCGCCGATGCCGGAGCTTTCGCGCTGATGCCGGGCGCCGTCGCGGCGGCTCCCGACGACTTCGGGAAAGAGTTTCTCGATACGATCGTCGCGGTCGCGGTCGTAGAGAGTGTGCAAGGAGCGATCGATCACATCGCGCGATTCGGCTCGCATCACACAGAGGCCATTTTGACTTCGTCCGCCGAGTCGGCGCGTGCATTCCGCGAAGGCGTCGATGCGTCTTGCGTCGTCGTGAACGCCTCGACGCGATTCAACGACGGGTTCCAACTCGGGCTCGGCGCGGAGATCGGCATCAGCACGAGCAAGCTTCACGCGTACGGCCCGATGGGGCTTGAAGAACTCACGACCCGGAGGTTCGAAATCGACGGAGACTTTCAGACGCGCTGAGGCGCCTGTTCGAGGGGCGTCAGCAGCCGGGTCAGCGCCTGGTTGTCGGGAGGCGCGTACGGCCTGAACTTCTCGAACGTACCCGTTTCTTCGCTGTAGAGGAGCGCGCGGTTCTGGCCGAGCGCCTGCGCGTGGGGCGAATCGATCAGCGAACTCGAGTCGGCGCCGCTCATCTGGAAGAGGACGCGCAGGTCGAACTCTTTCACGCCGCGACGGTCGATCGCGCGCTCGAGATTCGCCACGTTGTCGCACCACGCGATGGTGTGAATCCCGATCGTCGGCCCTTCGCGCAGGATCGACATGAACTGCTTGTCGGGCTTGGTGACGGCTTCCTCGGCGGAACCGGAAAACCCGTAGTCGTCTTCGGCTTTGCGCAACGACCGGAAGCGATGAACACCGTGCACTACGAGGAATATCGGCTCGAACTCCGCGTGCTCGATGGCGCGGCGGCGTTCGAGTTCGCCGTAAACGGTTGCGATCGCCTCGTCGGCTCCGCGTGCCGCGGCGTGGCGCGTGGCCGGCGAAAGACGCGTCGCGGTCTCGAGCAGAGGCGTTGCGCCGTCCCATTCGGGGCTCGGGCCTTCGATGATGGTGATGCGGGGTGCGGCTCCCTCGCGTGGAGGCTGAGGCAGACGTGCCGCCAGCGCGATGGTTGCACCGGCGAGCAGGCCGAATGCGGCTCGCTCGCTCTGGCCGACGATGAGCAGGTTGGCGCCGCTCTGAGGCCGGAACGTCACGGAAGTCGGATCCTTGATCGAAACCGCATCGCCCAGCCAGACTTTGGGCGCCACGCGCGCGGAGCGTCCTTCGCCTGAGAGCAGCGCGAGGAGCGGGGCGTTGCGCTCCATGTTCGAGGGGAGATTGCCTTCAAAGACCAGCGCGGGCGGCGGTTTACGGCGCAGCGTGGAGACCTTTTCGCGCACCTGGCGGAGCTTCTCATCGCGTGCGTCGTCGGGCAGCCAGACAACCTGGAAGGGGCTGTTGCCTTCGAGCAATCCGCTCGCGTCGTTGTAGATCGCTTCGCCGGGACGCGTCAAAAGGCGTGCCGCCGGGTTGTCTTCGCTCAGGATCAGGTAGGAATCGGATTCGCTGCACTGAAGCGCGATGCGCACGGCCATTTGGCCGATCGTGCTTCGCGCCAGGCTGTAGGCGCCGCCGATGGTCTGGCTCCCGAGCACCACGTGCATTCCGAACGCGCGGCCCTGACGCACGAGTCGATCGAGCAGCAGCATCGCCTCCTGCGCCATCTTGTCGTCTTCAACGAAGAATTCCTGGAATTCATCGACGATGAGCAGGACGCGCGGCATCGGATCGCGATCGGCATCGTCTTTCGTTGCCTGGCGATAGCCGGCGAGATCCTGCACGCCGAGATCGCGCATGATCGTGCCGCGCTTAGTCAATTCCGCGTCGAGCCGCCTCAATACGCTGATGCCGAATTCGCGCTCGCTCTCGACGGCGATGACCCGGGCGTGGGGGAGTTGATTGGTCGCGTAGGTCTTGAATTCGACGCCCTTTTTGAAGTCCACGAGATAGAGCTCGATTTCCTCGGGGCTGTACCACATCGCGAGGCTCGTGATGATCGCGTGGAGCAGCGTCGATTTGCCCGAACCGGTGCGGCCCGCGATGAGGCCGTGCTGCGCGGTTCCCTTGCCGAGCACGAGGCTCTGAATTTTGGTTGCGCCGGCGCGTCCGATCGGCGCATCGAGTTCCTTCGCCGAGCTGCGCGTCCAGAGTTCGGCGGGCTTGGGCGCGACGGTGTCGAACGGAACCTGCACGCGTCCGGAGTCTTTGGCGAGCGAGCCGAGGTGCTTGATGAGCACGTTGAAGACGTCGTCCGGCGGCGCTTGTTCCGGCTGGATGTTCCAGCGCGCGTAGTCATCGTCCTTGACCACGAACCGGTCGCTCTTCCAGGTGAGCGTGATCGCGCCGCGTTCGATATCCGCCATGGGCAGCCACGCCGGCGGCCGGGCGCGCGAGTCGGCCATGATGAGGGTGAAGACGCCGCAGCGCGGCCCGCTCGCGACGATCGCGGCGAGGCGCTTTGCCGCGGCCTCGCTGAAATTGGCGGGCAGATCGGCGATGACGAGAAAGCGGAACGGCTCGGCGATCTCGCCGGCCTGAACGTTGTATTCCTGGATGCTGCCGAACTGGTTGCGCAGGTATTTCTGGATCACCTGCTCCATGTGCTCGGTCAAGTCGGTGAGTTTCTGTTCGAGGTGGCGGGGCTCGGTCCAGATCCGGTCGCCCACGATCAGCGGCTCAAAGTCCGCGAGCTGCATGAAGCCGGCGAAACTCTGTCCGAGTCCGACGGGATCGAACATCGTGAAACGGACTTTGCCCGGGGGCAATTGGCTGAGCAGGCGCAGCATCGTTGCCTGGATTGTGCTCAGCGCTCGGGTGCGCGATTCGGGTGTGGTGTGCATCACCAGCGACCCAACGCCCTGCAGGTCGAGGTTCAGCGGCAGGCGCAAAGCGGTTTCGCCCGTGAGCTTGAGACCCTCGGAAGTCGGCAGGCCTCCGGGCATCTCGGCCAGGTTGACATCGATCCACCCGATCCGGATGAGGTCGTTGCTGCTCTCGCGCGCGGGGCGCTCGAGCAGTTGCGTCCAGTCCGGCTGGTCGGTCGCGCTCGAAGAACCGATGTCGCGTGCCTCCGCGAGCAGCCGGTTGCCTTCTTCCAGCCAGCGCGATTGGAGATCGGCTTCGCGTTTGGCGGCGACTTCCTTCGCCTCGGCGATCACCTGGTCGCGCCTGGCGGCGCTCGCGGCGACTTGTTCGTCCCTGCTTGCTTCGCGACGCTTTCGCTTGGCCTGATAGTCCTGCTCGGCGCGATCGAGTTTTCCGGTCCGGCGCTCCTCGGCTTTTCGAACGCGATAGTCGAGCTCGGTCCGCAGCTTGGGCTCCTTGACGGTGCGCCGCTGCTCGTACAGCTCGCGCGCTTCGAGCAGCCGTGTTTCCGCGGCGCGGTTCTCACGCCTCTTGATCGCCTGCACTTCACCGACAACGCGATCCCGGGCGACGTCGGCTTCGATCTGAGCGGAATCGAGGCGGCGCTTCGCGTTCTCGACGGCGCGCACGAAAGCGTGAATCGCGGGAGTGACCTGCCGATGGGCCCACGTGCGCACGCCGAACAGAATCGCCATCGCGAGCAGGAAGCCCGAGCCCATACCGATGGCGACGTCCTGCGCCACCGGCGGCCAGCCCTTCAGCGTTGCGACGCCTCCGCCCGCACCCATCATCACGAGCATCAGGAGCGCAATGCCCTCGCCTCGGAGCAGAAACGGGCTGAGAGCGCTCTGGAGCCAGTAGACGTGGTTCGCAACATCCACGGCCGAGGCGTCAAGGTCGGCGGTCGAAGACGGGGCGGGGCGCGATTCCGCGCTCTCCGGAGTCGGGTCCGGAAGCGTGCGGCCCTTCCTCGCGAGTATTTGCTTGGCCCGCTCGGTGGCCAGTTCCAGGTCCTCGCGCCGCGACTTCAGAGACTTGGTCGTCGTTTCGTGCTGGAGTCTCGCCTTGCGGAGCGTCGATTCGCCGACGGTCTCCGAGAGCCACAGCGCTTCTTCTGCCTGCTGCTCGGCCTTGTGCTCGAGTTCGGTGAGGCCGATGGAAAACTTCGAAAGCTCTTTCTCGCGCAGATCGCTGGTGTCCGCGACGAGCTGATCGAGCCGCGCGCGGAGCTGGTCCATGCCCGCGGCGTGGGTCCGATCGATCTCCGCCAATTCGCGGTCCGCGTCTTCCACTGCCTTGGCATGAATCCGCCTGGCCTCGGCTTCGGCCTCTCCAACGGTCTGACGCAGGCCGGAAGCGATCTGCTGCTCGACCTCGGCGCGGTGCGCAACGAGCGGCACGAGCGAACGCAGCAGGATTCGTTCGGGCTGGAGGCGATTCGGTTCGGTCATGCGGCTTTCAGTTTATTCGTTTCGACGCGGCTCTTGGTCGCTACCCCACTCAATCCTTGCCCGTGTCCTCGCACTCCCGGCGAACCTGGATCACCAGCTCGCTCACGTGCTCGAGCGCCTTGATCGCGGCAACAACCATCGGTTCGAGCGGTGCGAGCACTTCTTTTTCAAAGCGGCGGCTGGCACTGTCGTCCCACTCGGAGCGGGCGCGCTCCCAGCGAAACCGGAGTTCCTTGACCGCGTCGGTGATGTTGGCTTGGGCGACTTTGGTGCTCATGAGGCTTGATGGGCGGCGGGCGATTGAGGTCGGGGCGGCACGGACGAAGGAATGAACGCACTAGGAAGCTTCGGAATGCCACAATTCCCGATCGCCCTCATCGAGAATGCTCCGGACGGTGCCGCTGGCGAGAACCGCCAGGCTTCCGGGTCGAAGACCGAGAACGGCGCGGATGTTCGGAACGAGCTTTGCAAAAGCGGCGATCGTGGTGCATGCGTACCCGCCGGGCTGTTCGGGTCTGTCGAGCGGGGCGACAAACCAGCCGCTGTCGGTGCAACCGTCGGCGCGGGGCGGCGCCGATTCGGCCCGGCGGGCCAGGAACACCGCTTCGCACGCAACCGCGCGCCAGGCGATGAAGATCAGGTCGTCGTCGCCGGGGGGCGCATCGGCGCCGGACAGCTTCGCAATCGATTCGGCGTCGGATGGGCTGACGGTTCCGGCCTGCCACGGAGTTTCGAGCGGCGCGGGCTTGAGTTCCGAGGCGGCCTCAAGCGAAATGATCATGGCCCGAAGGTGAGCGTACTTCTCGACCGTGGAGCGCAGGACGACGGTTTCGGGCTGATCGGTCCAGGATTCACCGAACGCGGACGCATCGACGGGCGCGAGATCCGGCGAAGAGGCCTGCAATCGCAGATAGTCCTCGATGGCGACCGCCATTTTCTCGAGCCGCTCGATCGCGCGAGGAAGGGTGGCTTGCACGTATTCGGTCAGCGGGCGGCAGGTGGATTTGTACATCATCGCTTCACGCTCCCAGCGAGGCGCCCATTTTCTGACGGCTTCCTGCTTGCGCTGCAATTCCTCGAGCCGTCTCTTGAGTTTCTCGAGGACCTTGCGTTCTTCGACGACGCTCACGGGCTCGGGGGCGCGCATGTACTGCTTGCGGCTGATGTCGCTCTTGGCGCGGGTGACGGCGTCTTCGGCGCGCCGGACGGCGTGCTTGTAGTACGCGGGGCGCTCCTGCTGAAGCCACTGCCCCATGCGCCCGATCTCGGCATCGACCGAGGCGAACGCGATGTTGATCTGCTCGATGAATTGTGAGAGCGCGACCTTCAGATCGCGGAGCGCCGTGACGGACGAGATTCTTGCGGACTCGGACATGAGAAAGGGCCAGAAGGAGAGAGCGCCGGAGAAAGCAGCCGGGAAGTTACCGTTGATTCAAGTATTCCTCGATCTTCTCGGCTTTGCGCAGGAGGAACGGGACGTGCTGCTCGGAAAGATCGGTGAACCGATTGAGCGTCTTCATGGTCGCTTCAAACTGCTCGACGAACTTGACCTGTTCCTGGTCGCGCCAGGTCTGTCCGAGCGTGCTCAGGCGCCCCTGCAGCGCCTGCATCTGCTGGACAAGATTGGTGTTGAACCTTTTCAGATCGAGAGCAAAGCGTCGGAGTTCGGCGGGATCGACAACTGCTTTAGACATGATGCGCTCCGGACGATTGAAGATGCGGCGGATATTCCGCCATCAACATAGCAATCCGCACGTGGGTCTCTACGGAGCGATCCCCGGCGGATTGCCGGTTGAACTCCAAAAATCGAAAGTTTTGCGTCGTGCACGCCCGAGCCCCTGCAAGAGGATCGGGGCCTCTCGACGCGCATCGGGGTCGGTCCTGAATCCGGGCCGTGCGCTCAAGGCCCGATACCGGCGCGAATCCGGGTCTTGCTTTCGCCTCGACGGGCTCGAACGCCGCCTGTGCGAGCCGAAGCTGCCCCGAGAGGACGCCCGATGTGGTGCGGGCCGGGACGCGATTTATTTGGTGGGGCGAATCGTTCCAGCGCCGGCCCGGACCGAGCTCGATCGTTACCGGTGAACGCGTTGGTTTTTTGGCGCAAGAGGGAGATTCTCTGGTCGGTGATCCCGCGCGGCAGCGTCCGCGGGTTCGTCTGCCGTGAGCGCCGATTCAGCGACGGCTCACGGATGGATCATTCGGCTCACCGACAGTCAAGGTGTCGTGAGCGGCGGGGCAACGGACGCTCCGCCGCTCTTCCCGGGGGGGAGGGGGATCGCGCACCGAGAAGCATGGCACGATCGAATCAAAGCCGGAATCGAGTCCCGCTCATCGTCGGCTGCGTCGCGGTTGTTTTGGCGCTCT
The DNA window shown above is from Phycisphaeraceae bacterium and carries:
- a CDS encoding DUF2304 domain-containing protein — protein: MIDQVFFAILLPLPLIVTAATLMFLIRAWKTETVRLRRSFLATALWLGVCAAILFFCRERVRGWLGVESGAVVVFMISSAGAIVSLGIVVGLFATIGRSMRGQLHCPRCWYDMSGAEPHAEGGAVCPECGTDFRSFADLARRKNWPLFIAVAVTLQLAGQFWYQTLRADHGGMQSFVPTTVLVAGMFSLPADAVIGPPSPFDDSTLSGRLANSKAADWQKSWAIAKARAAIERADEPESIARASTILNRCEFDGEIPLAAWKSSVRQLCRSASGTTDEAFVYLAECYFRARGGEDSVGRFMFAKDPAKCKSELGDLVPALLGYLSHATVRSREWWSALRLLALAGDAASPVVPLLADRMLTEESDAGRAFSAAALAMLSQGFPDASEAAIRSFVFLAPFEQPRVLTAITRYVRLAPDQEESFRVLATCGEPFLEVSGSVALLGDSQTRCEGADLLIAALERQTEIGSPDLLPIYWCVARDPQDGASSELIAYLERLALYSNSSARIGAMSLLANIARDQETRTIEIGLFLDFVGTDRNAAVAERARAFAVEVRSSANSTNSPRKVAVIP
- the proB gene encoding glutamate 5-kinase, which codes for MNSSPRTQLQHARRIVIKVGSAVLAPDGELSASSVRRLCAQIASLASTGKQVIVVSSGAVASGFRALKLSSPPRTIRLKQAAAAVGQQRLMAKYASTLGKSGMTIAQVLLTAEDFEQRARFLNARHTLEALLERSVVPIINENDSVSFDEIKLGDNDRLSALTAVMLRADLLIMLSSAPGVVSGGTRKIISCFDRVDDARKHVRSDKSSVGIGGMSTKLDAAAIVTRVGIAAIIAPGNLANAVPKILAGAEIGTFFRPQRARVDGRRRWIGLAAKSKGVVEVDAGAARALASRGASLLPSGITGIRGNFARGDVVEVRDPTGSSLARGTVAYSSDEIERIRGKRASEIVRVLGYAQCDEVIHRDDLVLFEKDGEL
- a CDS encoding glutamate-5-semialdehyde dehydrogenase, which translates into the protein MNLVAAARSAQIASRRLRTLSTSEKNRVLEDIAGALRAGSSEILNANAEDVRAATASGLAPAKLKRLELTAKSIEQLAAGVLQVAALPDPVGAETDAGTRPSGLRVRRVRVPLGVVCMIYEARPGVTVDAFALCFKAGNACILKGGREAARSNAALASIVHEVLERRGIPREALTSVDAASREELRELLQLDRFIDLVLPRGGEELIRFVSENSRIPTIQHYKGVCHIFVDESADQSRAIEVCVAAKTSAPATCNAAECVLVHRKIAGEFLPKLARAFVDAGVEVRADAGAFALMPGAVAAAPDDFGKEFLDTIVAVAVVESVQGAIDHIARFGSHHTEAILTSSAESARAFREGVDASCVVVNASTRFNDGFQLGLGAEIGISTSKLHAYGPMGLEELTTRRFEIDGDFQTR
- a CDS encoding AAA family ATPase translates to MTEPNRLQPERILLRSLVPLVAHRAEVEQQIASGLRQTVGEAEAEARRIHAKAVEDADRELAEIDRTHAAGMDQLRARLDQLVADTSDLREKELSKFSIGLTELEHKAEQQAEEALWLSETVGESTLRKARLQHETTTKSLKSRREDLELATERAKQILARKGRTLPDPTPESAESRPAPSSTADLDASAVDVANHVYWLQSALSPFLLRGEGIALLMLVMMGAGGGVATLKGWPPVAQDVAIGMGSGFLLAMAILFGVRTWAHRQVTPAIHAFVRAVENAKRRLDSAQIEADVARDRVVGEVQAIKRRENRAAETRLLEARELYEQRRTVKEPKLRTELDYRVRKAEERRTGKLDRAEQDYQAKRKRREASRDEQVAASAARRDQVIAEAKEVAAKREADLQSRWLEEGNRLLAEARDIGSSSATDQPDWTQLLERPARESSNDLIRIGWIDVNLAEMPGGLPTSEGLKLTGETALRLPLNLDLQGVGSLVMHTTPESRTRALSTIQATMLRLLSQLPPGKVRFTMFDPVGLGQSFAGFMQLADFEPLIVGDRIWTEPRHLEQKLTDLTEHMEQVIQKYLRNQFGSIQEYNVQAGEIAEPFRFLVIADLPANFSEAAAKRLAAIVASGPRCGVFTLIMADSRARPPAWLPMADIERGAITLTWKSDRFVVKDDDYARWNIQPEQAPPDDVFNVLIKHLGSLAKDSGRVQVPFDTVAPKPAELWTRSSAKELDAPIGRAGATKIQSLVLGKGTAQHGLIAGRTGSGKSTLLHAIITSLAMWYSPEEIELYLVDFKKGVEFKTYATNQLPHARVIAVESEREFGISVLRRLDAELTKRGTIMRDLGVQDLAGYRQATKDDADRDPMPRVLLIVDEFQEFFVEDDKMAQEAMLLLDRLVRQGRAFGMHVVLGSQTIGGAYSLARSTIGQMAVRIALQCSESDSYLILSEDNPAARLLTRPGEAIYNDASGLLEGNSPFQVVWLPDDARDEKLRQVREKVSTLRRKPPPALVFEGNLPSNMERNAPLLALLSGEGRSARVAPKVWLGDAVSIKDPTSVTFRPQSGANLLIVGQSERAAFGLLAGATIALAARLPQPPREGAAPRITIIEGPSPEWDGATPLLETATRLSPATRHAAARGADEAIATVYGELERRRAIEHAEFEPIFLVVHGVHRFRSLRKAEDDYGFSGSAEEAVTKPDKQFMSILREGPTIGIHTIAWCDNVANLERAIDRRGVKEFDLRVLFQMSGADSSSLIDSPHAQALGQNRALLYSEETGTFEKFRPYAPPDNQALTRLLTPLEQAPQRV
- a CDS encoding WXG100 family type VII secretion target, whose product is MSKAVVDPAELRRFALDLKRFNTNLVQQMQALQGRLSTLGQTWRDQEQVKFVEQFEATMKTLNRFTDLSEQHVPFLLRKAEKIEEYLNQR